The following proteins come from a genomic window of Gimesia chilikensis:
- the fliE gene encoding flagellar hook-basal body complex protein FliE, whose amino-acid sequence MTNSISHIGNAFVPGIPPTGIQEAGTANPSGGPSFKELMLDSLHNANQIQLDSQQAIEKGLLGGDITQAEVFTSVKKADLALKMMVQMRNKLLEAYNEVQRMQL is encoded by the coding sequence ATGACGAATTCCATCAGTCATATCGGAAATGCATTTGTGCCGGGGATTCCCCCGACAGGCATTCAGGAAGCAGGCACTGCCAACCCATCGGGCGGTCCTTCCTTCAAGGAACTGATGCTGGACTCACTGCATAACGCCAATCAGATTCAGCTGGACTCGCAACAGGCTATTGAAAAAGGGCTGCTGGGAGGCGATATCACCCAGGCAGAAGTCTTTACTTCGGTGAAGAAGGCGGATCTGGCTCTGAAGATGATGGTGCAGATGCGAAATAAACTGCTGGAAGCCTACAACGAAGTACAGCGGATGCAGCTCTGA
- the fliG gene encoding flagellar motor switch protein FliG produces MDDLQKAAVLLLSLDKPLAAEVLSLMSKDDVEKVTMMIARMQDVTKEQQSSVLNEFTSLSGEQTNMERGGLDAVNELLEQSLGKEGAGSILDSINQTMNSVPFGFLQKSGAANLLTFIIEEHPQTIAMIMSHLPSNLAAEVLAGLPSNKQMDVIKRIANMEQTSPEVIRDVEKSLEHRMKNTFSQGTEKAGGVELVAEILNVTDRMTNKGILENMDQETPDLADEIRRLMFVFDDLVKLDNKAIQALLKEVDTNQWAVALKGASEEIKQKVLSNLSQRAADMLREEMEYLGPIKVSDVEAVQQQIVDSVRRLEDAGEIEVASGSESEQYIT; encoded by the coding sequence ATGGATGATCTCCAAAAAGCAGCTGTGCTGTTACTGAGTCTGGACAAACCGCTGGCTGCAGAGGTCTTAAGTCTGATGTCCAAAGATGATGTCGAAAAAGTGACAATGATGATTGCCCGGATGCAGGATGTCACCAAAGAGCAGCAGTCCAGCGTATTGAACGAGTTCACTTCTCTCAGTGGTGAGCAGACCAACATGGAACGTGGTGGTCTGGATGCGGTGAATGAACTACTGGAACAGTCGCTGGGGAAAGAAGGCGCCGGTTCGATTCTGGACAGTATCAATCAGACGATGAACTCGGTTCCTTTCGGGTTTTTACAGAAGTCCGGAGCAGCGAACCTGCTGACTTTTATCATCGAAGAACATCCACAGACCATTGCCATGATCATGTCGCATCTGCCCAGTAACCTCGCGGCAGAAGTACTGGCAGGGCTCCCTTCCAACAAGCAGATGGATGTGATCAAGCGGATTGCCAATATGGAGCAGACCAGTCCAGAGGTCATTCGTGACGTTGAGAAGAGCCTGGAACATCGAATGAAGAATACATTCAGCCAGGGGACAGAAAAGGCGGGTGGTGTGGAACTGGTGGCTGAAATCCTGAACGTAACCGACCGGATGACCAACAAGGGGATTCTGGAAAATATGGATCAGGAGACACCCGATCTGGCAGACGAGATCAGAAGACTGATGTTCGTCTTTGACGATCTGGTCAAACTGGACAACAAGGCCATTCAGGCTCTGCTCAAAGAGGTTGATACCAACCAGTGGGCGGTGGCTCTTAAGGGAGCTTCCGAAGAGATCAAGCAGAAGGTGCTCAGCAATCTGTCACAACGGGCGGCTGACATGCTGCGGGAAGAAATGGAATACCTGGGGCCGATCAAGGTCAGCGATGTCGAAGCCGTTCAGCAACAGATTGTCGACAGCGTGCGGCGGCTGGAAGATGCCGGTGAGATTGAAGTCGCCTCCGGAAGCGAAAGCGAACAGTACATTACCTGA
- a CDS encoding FliH/SctL family protein, which translates to MAELETAKLLKAEAFRALGSKVAYSFNDIEKRCEDYIQKVRDQTRQMILDAQQEAEQIRQTAYQEGHQQGVTEAQMEQEQLVQTRAEQRASQMVQEQLGTVYPAMQQAVEALQHERVNWRQIWDKSAIEICLGIAEKVIRAELNAKPESVRPMMSEALKLASGTQQIRFHLNPVDVEHLGQNTRTFISNLTGCQSCEIIEDETISPGGCIVETQHGTIDATLETQLERISEELIIQNQE; encoded by the coding sequence ATGGCGGAACTGGAAACAGCTAAACTGTTAAAAGCAGAAGCCTTTCGAGCATTGGGTTCGAAGGTGGCTTACAGTTTTAACGACATCGAAAAACGATGCGAAGACTACATTCAGAAGGTGCGCGACCAGACGCGCCAGATGATTCTGGATGCGCAGCAGGAAGCGGAACAAATCAGACAGACTGCCTACCAGGAAGGTCATCAACAGGGGGTGACCGAAGCGCAAATGGAACAGGAGCAGTTGGTACAGACCCGGGCCGAGCAACGGGCCAGCCAGATGGTTCAGGAGCAACTGGGAACCGTTTATCCTGCGATGCAGCAGGCCGTGGAAGCCTTGCAGCACGAACGTGTGAACTGGAGACAGATCTGGGATAAGAGCGCTATCGAAATCTGCCTGGGGATTGCCGAGAAAGTGATCCGCGCGGAACTGAATGCGAAGCCTGAGTCGGTGCGTCCCATGATGAGTGAAGCGCTGAAGCTTGCTTCCGGCACGCAGCAGATTCGCTTTCATCTGAATCCTGTCGATGTTGAACATCTGGGGCAGAACACCAGAACTTTCATCAGTAATTTAACCGGGTGTCAGAGCTGTGAGATCATAGAGGACGAAACTATTTCTCCCGGTGGTTGTATTGTCGAGACGCAGCATGGCACCATTGACGCGACCCTGGAAACGCAACTCGAGCGAATTTCAGAGGAGCTGATCATTCAGAATCAGGAATAG
- a CDS encoding FliI/YscN family ATPase has product MFDVSQQIKQILPFRLTGRVTRVVGLTASVSGFPAPLGAVCAIDRENGHAIEAEVVGFQDEETLLLPYEELTGIRRGDRVSLIQSVPAVAVGDEILGRVLDGRGRCIDGKNQAMLAERANLKAKPISPLDRPRIDTPLSTGIRTIDGLLTCGKGQRLGIFAGSGVGKSTLMGQMARQSSADVNVVCLVGERGREVREFLDRDLGPEGLSRSVVIVATSDEPALIRLRAAHLATAVSEYFRDNGKDVLLMMDSVTRYALAQREIGLAAGEPPATRGYPPSVFSLLPKLLERSGRTDSGSITGFYTVLVEADDANEPISDTVRGILDGHIMLSRKLAHESHWPAIDVLQSISRSMNDITSPSHQAAASQLKKLMAAYQQSEDLISIGAYQTGSNAEVDLAIKLRPIWNEFLRQGNTENSNFDLATQGLANLTARMEQLKPMHTEGPEAAADVMSPAEAAGNLN; this is encoded by the coding sequence ATGTTTGATGTATCCCAGCAGATAAAACAGATTTTGCCCTTTCGCCTGACCGGCAGGGTGACCCGTGTCGTGGGACTGACGGCTTCGGTCTCCGGATTTCCGGCACCGCTGGGGGCCGTTTGCGCTATCGATCGGGAGAATGGTCACGCCATCGAAGCGGAGGTCGTCGGCTTCCAGGATGAAGAAACGCTTTTACTGCCTTATGAAGAACTGACTGGAATTCGTCGTGGAGACCGTGTGTCACTGATTCAGTCGGTCCCTGCCGTGGCGGTGGGGGATGAAATTCTGGGACGTGTCCTCGATGGACGCGGACGATGTATCGATGGCAAAAATCAGGCGATGCTTGCGGAACGGGCCAATCTGAAGGCGAAGCCGATTTCGCCTCTGGATCGTCCGCGAATCGATACGCCGCTGAGCACAGGTATTCGGACCATTGATGGGTTGCTCACTTGTGGCAAAGGTCAGCGACTGGGGATCTTCGCGGGCAGTGGTGTTGGAAAAAGTACTTTGATGGGACAGATGGCTCGCCAGAGTTCTGCGGACGTGAATGTGGTCTGCCTGGTGGGTGAGCGAGGCCGTGAAGTTCGAGAGTTCCTGGATCGCGACCTGGGGCCGGAAGGGCTATCCCGTAGTGTGGTGATTGTGGCAACGAGTGATGAACCGGCGTTGATTCGTCTGCGCGCCGCGCATCTGGCAACCGCCGTCTCGGAATACTTCCGTGATAACGGCAAGGATGTGCTGCTGATGATGGACAGCGTGACCCGTTATGCCCTGGCTCAACGGGAAATCGGCCTGGCGGCCGGTGAGCCTCCGGCGACCCGTGGCTATCCACCCAGCGTGTTTTCCCTCCTGCCCAAACTGCTGGAACGGAGTGGTCGGACCGATTCAGGAAGTATTACCGGATTCTACACTGTGCTCGTTGAAGCCGACGATGCGAATGAGCCGATTTCAGATACCGTGCGCGGGATTCTGGATGGCCATATTATGCTGTCGCGTAAACTGGCTCACGAATCTCATTGGCCTGCGATTGATGTATTGCAGAGTATCAGTCGTTCGATGAATGACATTACTTCACCGTCTCATCAGGCGGCCGCGTCACAACTGAAAAAACTCATGGCCGCTTATCAGCAGTCTGAAGATTTGATTTCGATTGGCGCCTATCAGACGGGCTCGAATGCGGAAGTTGACCTGGCGATTAAATTGCGACCAATCTGGAATGAATTCCTGCGGCAGGGGAATACGGAAAACTCGAACTTTGACCTGGCAACCCAGGGGCTGGCCAATCTGACGGCACGGATGGAACAGCTCAAACCCATGCATACAGAAGGCCCTGAAGCAGCTGCAGACGTAATGTCTCCGGCTGAGGCGGCGGGCAATCTGAACTGA
- a CDS encoding flagellar FliJ family protein, translating into MRRHKRSLCRQLLGEILQADQRLVEESRRLDALRQEQIQEIRQRQEPGRLDIDAGANLRSYVGQLQAQLRTVQANRRLLEKQLTACRQALAKAEQEVKAMEKLSDKHREAFQFAQIRKESLELEETWAATQQSGGLR; encoded by the coding sequence ATGCGACGGCATAAGCGCAGTCTCTGTCGTCAGCTGCTCGGGGAGATTCTGCAGGCTGATCAGCGTCTGGTCGAGGAGTCTCGGCGCCTGGATGCACTCCGGCAGGAACAGATTCAGGAGATCCGGCAGCGACAGGAGCCGGGACGCTTAGACATCGATGCCGGTGCGAACCTGCGTTCTTACGTAGGACAGTTGCAGGCACAGTTACGGACGGTTCAGGCCAATCGCCGGCTTTTAGAAAAGCAGCTAACTGCCTGCAGACAGGCTCTGGCGAAAGCGGAGCAGGAAGTCAAGGCGATGGAAAAACTGTCAGATAAGCACCGCGAGGCATTTCAGTTTGCCCAGATCCGTAAAGAATCTCTGGAACTGGAAGAAACCTGGGCCGCGACACAACAGTCGGGAGGTCTTCGATGA
- a CDS encoding flagellar hook-length control protein FliK translates to MPDAPKFSLLDLQTPDVSQYGRQNLGLQREATRSTDSTYRKQLADSLSQKQQRPGSEKPQPDSRTNNEVKSDRGRPEPQTPQARSTSETPTPAEREQQTPRSQENRNDAVEPSQNAVEQSAPVQDTKPVAEDKPDTGEVNESAVPVESGTPVKEKSPRYSLFQGSAASATTLEQEVTTGDTEIRPPANFQFSENQNLVKLQTDVTETRPVESLPIPEGLAELFKTQEVSTNQTETTSLNETPGDVEGGQQLQDAGQSEEIIDAVADNQQAAEEGQSVESAEQLKGVKQTEDQQAANQKSQDEHSSSDNVKSDVSQAAQEAAQQQRYLKAQQQNPNENHPQQGQDAGDANPGQQVAQAVIDQVQEQTEKAGPDKTESTDEKTEKKVDGDKVLPEQSALNQTNLHPAAASATTDALQKALTEATKPGPLAQEQHAGNQNSHDQTQTPATGLGQTTNVATENQAAAPTGPVVDAKQVEQLMDRIASAVRQSQSTGQQLKIRLSPPELGALQIEVSLKNGEYSAKLEVQNRHAQKVINDNLTQLKEALVKTGVSLDRIDVQINTHSSEDQRSSQSDSQQQSGADFNSNDFSDQSGDAEQGHDERAFADETIQREDVEQEEQNRPHVTRSQGVETENVEEIDVQI, encoded by the coding sequence ATGCCAGACGCTCCCAAGTTTTCCCTGCTGGATTTGCAGACGCCAGATGTGAGTCAGTACGGCAGGCAGAACCTCGGTTTGCAGCGAGAAGCAACTCGTTCCACCGACTCTACTTATCGTAAGCAGCTTGCGGACTCGCTGTCACAAAAGCAGCAGCGGCCTGGCTCTGAAAAACCACAGCCAGATTCCCGTACCAATAACGAAGTGAAATCGGACCGGGGTCGTCCGGAGCCTCAAACACCGCAGGCACGTTCTACCAGTGAGACACCCACTCCGGCAGAGCGAGAGCAGCAGACGCCGCGTTCTCAGGAAAATCGTAATGATGCGGTTGAACCCAGTCAGAACGCTGTTGAGCAGTCAGCGCCAGTTCAGGATACGAAACCTGTTGCAGAAGACAAGCCAGATACTGGTGAAGTCAATGAGAGTGCCGTCCCGGTAGAATCGGGAACGCCGGTCAAGGAAAAGTCGCCCCGTTATTCACTGTTTCAGGGGAGTGCCGCGTCTGCAACCACTCTCGAACAGGAAGTGACAACCGGAGATACGGAAATTCGTCCACCGGCCAATTTTCAGTTCTCAGAGAATCAGAACCTGGTCAAACTGCAGACCGATGTGACGGAAACCAGACCGGTGGAGTCCCTGCCGATTCCAGAAGGGTTGGCCGAGCTGTTCAAGACTCAGGAAGTCTCTACGAATCAGACTGAGACAACGTCCCTGAATGAGACTCCCGGTGATGTCGAGGGGGGGCAGCAGCTCCAGGACGCGGGACAGTCAGAGGAAATCATTGATGCTGTTGCCGATAATCAGCAGGCTGCTGAAGAAGGGCAGTCAGTAGAGTCAGCGGAGCAACTCAAAGGGGTTAAGCAGACCGAAGATCAGCAGGCTGCGAATCAAAAGTCCCAGGATGAGCACTCAAGCTCAGACAATGTGAAAAGCGATGTCTCCCAGGCAGCGCAAGAGGCTGCTCAGCAGCAACGTTATCTGAAAGCCCAGCAGCAGAATCCAAATGAAAATCATCCACAGCAGGGACAGGATGCCGGTGACGCGAATCCGGGTCAGCAGGTCGCACAGGCGGTGATTGATCAGGTTCAGGAGCAGACCGAGAAAGCCGGTCCTGACAAGACGGAGTCGACAGACGAAAAAACAGAAAAGAAGGTCGATGGGGACAAGGTGCTGCCAGAGCAGAGTGCGCTGAACCAGACGAATCTGCATCCTGCAGCAGCCTCAGCGACGACTGATGCCTTACAGAAGGCCCTGACCGAGGCAACCAAACCTGGTCCGCTCGCGCAGGAACAGCATGCCGGCAATCAGAATAGTCACGATCAGACACAGACTCCTGCTACAGGGCTGGGACAGACGACGAACGTTGCCACAGAGAATCAGGCAGCTGCTCCGACCGGTCCGGTGGTTGACGCGAAGCAGGTTGAGCAGTTGATGGATCGAATCGCGAGTGCCGTGCGGCAGTCTCAATCGACGGGGCAACAGCTCAAGATCCGGTTGAGCCCACCCGAACTGGGAGCACTGCAGATCGAGGTCTCCCTGAAGAACGGTGAGTACTCCGCCAAACTGGAAGTTCAGAACAGGCATGCTCAGAAAGTCATTAACGATAACCTGACCCAGCTGAAAGAAGCCCTGGTCAAGACGGGTGTCTCGCTGGATCGGATCGATGTGCAGATCAATACCCACTCCAGCGAGGATCAACGCTCGTCCCAGTCTGATTCGCAGCAACAGTCAGGGGCCGACTTCAATTCCAACGACTTCTCAGATCAGTCGGGGGATGCAGAGCAGGGTCACGATGAGCGTGCGTTTGCTGACGAAACCATACAGCGTGAGGATGTCGAACAGGAAGAACAGAACCGACCCCATGTGACCCGATCGCAGGGAGTCGAAACCGAGAATGTCGAAGAGATCGACGTTCAGATCTAA
- a CDS encoding flagellar hook assembly protein FlgD: MAVDAVSGSSGASSSTNVKVVDADEVGFNGLTADNFMKLLITELQNQDPTNPMGNEELLGQISSMRELQSNIELSDTLKEITSGQSLTQAAGLIGKQVEGKDSSDNSVSGVVERAFVRDSKAYVAIGNSEVPVSSITSVQEPASE, translated from the coding sequence ATGGCAGTCGATGCAGTGAGCGGAAGCAGTGGAGCCAGCAGTTCCACAAACGTGAAGGTGGTCGATGCCGATGAAGTCGGTTTCAATGGTTTGACCGCCGATAATTTCATGAAGTTGCTGATTACCGAGTTGCAGAACCAGGATCCGACAAACCCGATGGGGAATGAAGAGCTTCTGGGACAGATTTCCAGCATGCGGGAACTTCAGTCGAATATCGAGCTGTCAGATACGCTGAAAGAGATTACTTCCGGCCAGTCACTGACTCAGGCCGCTGGTCTGATCGGTAAGCAGGTGGAAGGCAAGGACAGTTCCGATAACTCTGTGTCCGGTGTGGTGGAACGTGCTTTCGTACGCGATAGCAAAGCCTACGTTGCCATTGGTAATTCCGAAGTGCCGGTGTCGTCGATCACCTCGGTACAGGAACCTGCAAGTGAATGA
- a CDS encoding flagellar hook-basal body complex protein, with the protein MGLTSALNTSLGGLSLNETSIDVLGNNIANAGTNGFKASNVLFTTQLARTLSVGSRPSSSNGGTNPRQIGLGALSASIRKDFTQGSVTNSTSPSDLAIQGDGFFILDSPDGQVYSRNGNFELNSSSLLTNQSGYLVQGYGVDEDFNLVKTTLTDIKVPLGDLNVAQATKNVEIGGALLPTGEIGTQGSILTTGNLTDAGNANAAITGTTLLTDIEETIGTPLFTLGETLSFTPSKGGRTLEPLTMQVTGTTTAADFASFMDRTLGIQNGGGIPNDATTGAQPGVTVTAGGAFQIVGNSGSVNDISVTIGNITSDGSTVPMAFTKSESANGESAITDFVIFDSLGEPVTMKMTSALESRSSNNTVFRYFLESADDNDGDIAVSNGTITFDSKGNVTNFTPSTFGISRVNTAADEMDVSIDLSNISGISSASAGSTLKLDLQDGSDPGTLSSFVIDETGIINGVFDNGIIRTLGQVTLARFSNPQGLLESGNSTFQEGVSSGPPFLVTPGNFGAGTIRAGSIELSNTDVGRNLVDLIVASTNYRGNARVISSVQQLVDELLVLGR; encoded by the coding sequence ATGGGATTGACGTCTGCATTAAATACATCATTGGGTGGTCTGAGCCTGAATGAAACCAGCATCGATGTGTTGGGTAACAATATCGCCAACGCTGGCACCAATGGTTTTAAAGCCTCTAATGTGCTGTTCACGACGCAGCTTGCTCGAACCTTGAGTGTGGGTTCACGTCCTTCCTCCTCAAACGGCGGTACGAATCCCCGACAGATCGGTCTGGGGGCCTTGAGTGCTTCGATTCGTAAAGACTTCACCCAGGGGAGTGTGACCAACAGTACCAGCCCCTCCGACCTTGCGATTCAGGGGGATGGTTTCTTTATTCTGGACAGCCCCGATGGTCAGGTTTACTCCCGGAATGGTAACTTCGAATTGAACAGCTCGAGTCTGTTGACCAACCAGAGCGGTTATCTGGTACAAGGGTATGGCGTCGACGAAGACTTCAACCTGGTTAAGACCACTTTGACAGACATTAAAGTTCCCCTCGGGGACTTGAACGTGGCCCAGGCAACCAAGAATGTTGAGATTGGTGGTGCATTACTGCCGACCGGGGAAATTGGAACCCAAGGCTCGATCTTGACGACAGGGAACTTAACCGATGCCGGGAACGCGAACGCTGCCATTACTGGTACGACATTGCTGACCGACATTGAAGAAACGATTGGTACGCCGCTGTTTACCCTGGGAGAAACACTGTCATTTACGCCCAGCAAAGGGGGGCGAACTCTGGAACCATTGACCATGCAGGTTACGGGAACCACGACTGCCGCTGATTTTGCCAGCTTTATGGACCGAACCCTGGGGATTCAGAATGGCGGTGGCATTCCCAATGATGCGACCACTGGCGCTCAACCAGGAGTGACGGTAACTGCCGGTGGTGCTTTTCAGATCGTGGGGAATTCCGGGAGCGTGAATGATATCTCGGTGACCATTGGTAATATTACTTCCGATGGCTCAACTGTTCCGATGGCATTCACGAAAAGTGAGTCTGCGAATGGTGAAAGTGCCATTACCGACTTCGTGATTTTTGACTCGCTGGGTGAACCGGTGACGATGAAGATGACCAGCGCGCTGGAATCACGCTCTTCCAACAATACGGTCTTCCGCTACTTCCTTGAGAGTGCAGATGACAATGATGGTGATATCGCGGTCTCCAATGGGACGATTACGTTCGACAGTAAGGGGAATGTGACTAACTTCACCCCTTCTACATTCGGGATCAGCCGGGTCAATACCGCTGCTGATGAAATGGATGTGTCCATCGACCTTTCGAACATCTCCGGTATTTCGTCTGCGTCGGCAGGGAGTACTTTGAAACTGGACCTGCAGGATGGTTCGGATCCGGGAACGCTGTCCAGTTTCGTGATTGACGAAACGGGGATTATTAACGGCGTGTTTGACAACGGGATTATCCGGACGCTGGGACAGGTGACACTGGCCCGATTCTCCAACCCACAGGGTTTACTGGAAAGTGGGAACTCCACGTTCCAGGAAGGGGTCAGTTCCGGTCCTCCGTTCCTGGTGACGCCGGGTAACTTTGGTGCCGGTACGATTCGTGCCGGTTCAATTGAACTTTCCAACACCGACGTCGGTCGAAACCTGGTTGACCTGATCGTGGCTTCCACGAACTATCGAGGGAACGCCCGTGTGATCAGTTCCGTACAGCAGCTGGTTGACGAACTGCTGGTGCTGGGACGTTAA
- a CDS encoding flagellar FlbD family protein translates to MIKLTRLNGEEFVVNAELIQSIESRPDTFITLTSDDRLIVRESVEEVVKRAIAYSRAIRLAPGL, encoded by the coding sequence ATGATTAAATTGACCCGACTGAATGGTGAAGAGTTTGTTGTCAACGCGGAACTGATTCAGAGTATTGAAAGCAGACCCGACACGTTTATCACTTTAACTTCGGATGATCGCCTGATCGTGCGGGAAAGCGTGGAAGAAGTTGTAAAACGTGCGATCGCTTATTCGCGTGCGATTCGACTGGCGCCCGGGCTGTGA
- a CDS encoding motility protein A: MDKATAGGLVSGIILLLLAIFIAPGSSFSAFIDIPSAAVVVGGAIAACFIAFPGAAMLLFPKVLKKVFFPNQPELAPVISQIVEFAEIARRDGILALEAKTEEIEDPFILLGVQMAVDGTDVDLMEQILRTEMEAVAGRHKNGKSLMDTVGRYAPAFGMIGTLMGLIIMLGNMDDPEAIGPGMAVALITTLYGALVSNLFFLPFADKLAYYSKQEFQVREVIIKGLIAIQEGDNPRVIEQKLNTFLPADQRVSKDGQAA, encoded by the coding sequence ATGGATAAGGCAACAGCCGGCGGACTCGTTTCAGGCATCATTTTGCTGCTGCTGGCGATTTTCATTGCGCCAGGGTCAAGCTTCAGTGCCTTTATCGATATTCCCTCAGCTGCAGTGGTGGTCGGGGGGGCGATCGCAGCCTGTTTCATTGCCTTTCCGGGGGCAGCGATGCTGCTGTTTCCGAAGGTGCTGAAGAAGGTATTCTTCCCCAACCAGCCGGAACTGGCTCCCGTGATTTCTCAGATCGTTGAGTTTGCTGAAATCGCCCGTCGCGACGGTATTCTAGCTCTGGAAGCCAAAACGGAAGAAATCGAAGACCCTTTCATTCTGCTCGGCGTTCAGATGGCGGTGGACGGGACCGACGTGGATCTCATGGAACAGATTCTCCGCACGGAAATGGAAGCTGTGGCCGGCCGTCATAAAAACGGCAAATCTCTGATGGATACTGTTGGTCGATATGCACCGGCATTCGGGATGATCGGAACCCTGATGGGGCTGATCATCATGCTGGGAAACATGGATGACCCGGAAGCCATCGGCCCCGGTATGGCGGTGGCGTTGATCACGACCCTGTACGGGGCACTGGTCTCGAACCTGTTCTTTCTCCCTTTTGCCGACAAGCTGGCTTATTACAGTAAACAGGAATTCCAGGTTCGGGAAGTCATCATTAAAGGGCTGATTGCAATTCAGGAAGGGGATAATCCCCGAGTGATTGAGCAGAAGCTGAATACCTTCCTGCCGGCAGACCAGCGTGTCAGCAAAGACGGTCAGGCTGCCTGA
- a CDS encoding flagellar motor protein MotB yields the protein MAMPEEDGPPGVPEWVVTYGDMMSLLLTFFIMLVSMSEIRNDEGSVRAMLDSLRERFGTHHGTAAVPGKSLDPTSNRSKPASKGTSSDGGTKMGKADSSGGGGPFNTVERINSGTEVTLGGAACFDRFSAELTPALKKKLDVIAEVLLPTPNRLIVRGHASPEPLPKDSKFLDSQELSFYRAKNVAEYLKDKGIAPERLIVSSVGDAEPRTITRDPQEQYLNRRVDVFLIDAYIDTPQTGKR from the coding sequence ATGGCGATGCCTGAAGAAGACGGACCTCCTGGCGTTCCGGAATGGGTGGTCACCTATGGTGACATGATGTCGCTGCTGCTGACCTTCTTCATCATGCTGGTGTCCATGAGTGAGATCCGTAACGACGAAGGATCCGTGCGTGCCATGCTGGATTCGCTGCGGGAGCGATTCGGAACGCATCACGGCACAGCCGCCGTGCCGGGAAAATCGCTGGACCCTACCAGTAACCGCAGTAAGCCCGCCTCCAAGGGGACCAGCTCTGACGGGGGGACTAAAATGGGTAAAGCGGACTCATCGGGAGGTGGAGGTCCTTTCAATACCGTAGAACGAATTAATTCGGGAACCGAGGTGACCCTGGGGGGGGCTGCCTGTTTTGATCGGTTTTCTGCGGAGCTGACTCCTGCGCTGAAGAAAAAACTGGATGTGATTGCGGAGGTGCTGCTGCCCACTCCCAATCGGCTGATCGTACGGGGGCATGCCTCGCCCGAGCCTTTGCCAAAGGACTCAAAATTCCTGGATTCCCAGGAACTCTCTTTCTATCGGGCCAAAAATGTGGCAGAGTACCTTAAGGACAAGGGAATTGCACCCGAACGACTGATTGTCAGTTCAGTGGGAGATGCTGAGCCACGGACCATCACACGCGACCCGCAAGAGCAATACTTGAATCGTCGGGTTGACGTATTTTTGATTGATGCGTATATAGACACTCCGCAGACAGGTAAGCGTTGA
- the fliN gene encoding flagellar motor switch protein FliN: protein MAEDNDDLLDPSEIEKLLNSQGQSAPDEPPSGESASQSAGDDLLDPSDIEKLLQNAGSNEGAKPAGSGNVVNNDDIDGLFSQHGASSDQSGSPFSASHAETEALLNQAEANLAAAISPNLGPGHGIPGDLGGTKAFEFPNFESMTGSPEEAMALSSLQNVELDLCIELGRTELLIEEVLKMKEGVVVPLDKLAGDPVDILVNGRIIARGEVLVLNDNFCVRVAEIISPEL, encoded by the coding sequence GTGGCTGAAGATAATGACGATCTTCTGGATCCTTCCGAAATTGAGAAGCTCTTAAACTCGCAGGGACAGAGTGCGCCTGACGAACCTCCCTCTGGCGAAAGCGCCTCTCAAAGTGCGGGGGACGACCTGCTGGATCCCTCCGACATCGAGAAACTGCTGCAGAATGCAGGTTCGAACGAGGGGGCGAAGCCAGCCGGTTCCGGAAATGTGGTCAATAATGATGATATCGATGGATTGTTCAGCCAGCATGGTGCGTCATCAGATCAGTCCGGTAGCCCGTTTTCCGCATCGCATGCAGAGACTGAGGCGCTATTGAATCAGGCGGAAGCCAATCTGGCGGCAGCAATTTCTCCTAACCTGGGGCCGGGCCATGGTATCCCCGGAGATCTGGGAGGAACGAAGGCATTTGAGTTTCCGAATTTTGAATCAATGACAGGCAGCCCGGAAGAGGCGATGGCTCTGTCATCTCTGCAGAATGTCGAACTGGATCTGTGCATCGAACTGGGACGTACGGAACTGCTGATCGAAGAGGTCCTGAAAATGAAAGAGGGAGTGGTTGTTCCTCTGGACAAACTGGCGGGGGACCCGGTCGATATTCTGGTGAATGGCCGCATTATTGCCCGGGGCGAAGTCCTGGTGCTGAACGATAATTTTTGTGTCCGTGTTGCCGAGATTATTTCTCCCGAACTTTAA